In the genome of Cyanobacteria bacterium FACHB-DQ100, the window CTCAATCTGAAAGAGCCGCAGCCGCAGAGTTAGTGTTTGAAAAGAACTTAGACACGGATGAGGTTCATGAAGTTGCTCGTGCCCTCAAAGATTACTCACGCCTGAGCAAGCAGCCTGAAGCTTTCACCGCACATCCGGGTGATGCAGTGGCTTACCAAGCTTGGAAGAGTGCAAAAGAGAAAACCGATTTGCAAGAACGATCGCGCCTGATTGCTAGAGGCTTAAAATTTGCCCACAGTGAAACGGCTCGAAAAGCGATCGAGTCTCTGCTGACTGATTTCACGGTCACACCCAAGCGTCCTGCCCCCCGTCTTCCGGTTTACCGTCTGGAGTCGGACGACCAACTGCCGCGCATTCTCCCCGTTGCCGGCAAGATGCCATTAACGATCGCAGATCTTCACGCTGTCCCGATGATCGAGGAGACGGGCGCGTTTGCACTCGTGCAGTTTTCCGGTACAGGCGCGTGGATAACGGTTCCAGGATGGCAAGTGATTCGGAGTGCTGAAGATCCGGTCGCGCTTTTGTGTGATAGCGATCGATTACCGACTCCATTATCTGGGAATCCGGAAGAAGTGATCGTGGTGCTAGATCGATCAGAGCGGCAATGGCAATTAGAGCATTATTTTGCCGTCGCCAACGGAGAACAGCTTGAATTGCAGTGGTTTGAAGAAGCACCGACAGTCACGCTTTTAGGACGGGTAATTTTGGTGATGCGTCCGAAAAAGGTTTTAGACGAGGCTTATTCAACTGAACTTTGGCAGATTGATGAATAAAAAAGCGGTTCCACCAATCTTTTGATCTGGGGAACCGCTTTCAACCGGGTAGCGTAATTATCTGACTTGACCGTGCGATGCGGTCATGTCGATCGGCTTAATGAAATATAGCTTTGCAAGTTGAACGCCATTCGAGACGTAGTAAGGAATTTTCTTCAGCGTCTTCACGAATTTCGATCTGCTGCTGCTGTCGATCGCTCTTAAGTTTTCGTTGTTCTGAACGCAAGTTTCAAGTCGCGCATAGAACTCTGGATGCTTCACGTTGAGAATAACCGGGAAAACACGACCTGCGGTTTCGTTAGTTTTCTCGATCACGGTGTACTCAAACTCGCGGGTGTTAAGACCGATCGCTTCATAGAATTCGGTGCGCTGAATGTCATTCAGGTACATCGTCGCAAACACTGACAGCAAGAAGAATCGACACCAGAGTTTAGCCTTCCAGTCGTTGAGGAACTGGGGCTGGGTCCGCATCAACGCATCGAAGAAGTCTCCGTGGCGGTTCTCATCTTGGCACCAGTTATCAAAGAACTTGAAAATCGGATACAGCCGATCTTCAGGATGCGCTTTGAGGTGATGGAAAATTGTGATGTAGCGCCAGTAACCAATCTTCTCGGATAGGTAAGTTGCGTAGAAGATGAACTTCGGCTTAAAGAATGTGTACTTGCGGCTCTTGGTTAAAAAGCCTAAATCAAGCGAAAGATTAAAGTCAGACAACGCTTTGTTAAGGAAGCCTGCGTGACGTGCCTCATCGCGAGACATCAGCGAAAATCCTTCAGCTAGAAGCGGATTGCGGTCTTTCAGCTTGCGGGACAGTTCTTTGTAAAGTAAAAAGCCCGAAAATTCTGCGGTGCAGGAGCGCTCTAGGAATTCGACAAACACACGACGGGTATTGCCGTCGATGTGATCCCAGGATTGCTCGAACTCCTCATCCCGCACAAAATGGTGGCGGTTGTAGTCGTTTCGCAATTCTGCAACGAGCGCCTCGAATTCTTCCTCGTTAACCGAGAGATCCATCTGCGCCATCTCGTCAAAGTCGGTGGTGTAGAAGCGCGGCGTGAGAATCGTTTCTTTCGCTGGAACTTTGATTCCAGGGCGCAGTTCTTCAAAGCCTGGTTTTTTAAGAGAATCTACCATGAGTTTTACGCAGAGCGCAGTGTGGTCTAGGTGCAGTCTGTGGATGCGGCAAATCGCTTTACCGGACTTGATTCCACGATCGATTACGACTTTTAGTGTATCAAGCTTCCTGCAGCGCTTTGACGCGGATTTATTAAGAGTTGCAACGAGTCTTTACATTTTGGAACATTGGTCAAGGGCGCAGAGGCATTAAGCCCACCCTCGCACTCGGTACACTAAGATTCCGACATATTCTTTAAGTACACGAGTGGTGCGACGAATTTGATCGGCATCCGGTAAGGAATCTAGAATTCTCGCTTCTAACGTCGATTTTGAGGCTTGCTCAGCTTGGACTAAGGTGTAATCGGTCGGAGCGGGAATGGCATCAATTCCCAACTTCTTAAAGATCAGCATCGATCGCGGCATATGCATCGCCGATGTTACCAGTAGAATTTTCTCAATCTTATTCGCTTTCATTATTTCTAGCGTGTTTACGGCGTTTTCGCGGGTGTTGAGCGATCGCGATTCAAGTAGCATCGCTGAGCGCGGAACTCCCATCGGTTCCATCAGAATCGCCATGTCTTCAGCTTCGGAACCCGGATTCGATCGCCAATCAATCCGTCCGCCGCTGAGGATCAGACGGGGCGCTCTCTTTTCTCGATAGAGCTTTGCTGCGTAGAGAACGCGATCGCCTTCCTCTTGGACTTCAATCCAGGGGCGAGGCGGTAGCGCCGCTCCCGTTGAGCCGCCTAGCACCACGATCGCATCTGCGGTCGGCAGTTCGCCTTCCGTGATGTACTGATATTCCAAAGTTTTCACAATCGCGTCGCTGACCCAAGGGCTTGAACTCAGCAACAGAATTAAAAAGGTGAGCGTGACGGGGATTAAGGCTAAGCGCGATCGCTTTTGCAATATCAAAACCAACGTGAGCAGCAGCAGCAAGCAGCTTAAGCCCAGCGGGTAAATAAACAGGGGCAGTAGTTTGGAGAAAAATAAAAACATTGAGATTGCGATGCCTTTGGCACACGGAAACGTAACCGATTTCGCAAAGTATTGTATCTCTCCTTTATGATTTGATCGCTTTTGCTGCTTAAATGCTGAAATCGCTTTTTGCAATCGGGATAACTACGGAAGTTTAGCGAATGGGACTGAATACTCAATCGAGTGTTTAAGTATTTTCGAGGATAGAGTGCAGTCACAGTTCTGGATTGAAAAGCCTGAACCTTTGGATGATTTTGAAATTGATGAAGTTTGTTTACATAAGTTAAATTGTTTCTCATACAGCAGGGCGGCAACATGGAAACGAAAAAGCGGTCAGAATTAATTCGGTTTCTCCGGGAAGAACTTGCGCTTCCCATCTCTGCGATCGATTTTGCGGTCAAGCACAGTCAACCGGAACTTACACCTCTTCCAATGGTTTTATGGCAGTATGGTTTAGTGACGCTGAACCAGCTTGACCAGATTTTTGACTGGCTAGAAAAAGTCAGCTACACCCTGTGATACAGCTGACCGTTGCGAATTTGCACGACCGGATCATTTGCTTGCCGAATCAGATTTTCATCGTGCGTTGTCACTAAAACCGTAACCCCAATTTGATTTAGCTTTTTAAGAATCTTAACCACTTGCAACGAATTTTCTGGATCAAGATTTCCGGTCGGCTCATCGGCTAGGACAATCGGGGGAGTTCCGACGATCGCCCGCGCAATACTTGCCCGCTGCTGTTCCCCACCAGAAAGCTCTTCTGGAAAACAATCTGCTTTGTGAACCAGACCTACCATTTTCAGAGCAGGCTGTAAGCGCCGCTGAATTTCAGGACGAGAGTACCCCTGCGCCCAGAGAACAAACGAGACATTTTCCGCCACGGTTCGACGCGGAATCAGCTTGTAATCCTGAAACACAACACCGATGCGACGGCGCAAAAAGGCGAGTTGATTGCCGCGTAGACGAGCAGGATTTTGACGATTGACAAAAATTTCGCCTTCAGAGGGCAGTTCTGCGCCATAGAGCAATTTAAGAAGAGTTGATTTCCCGGAGCCGGAAGGCCCTGTAATAAACAAGAAGTCGCCGCTTTTCACGTCGAGCGAAATGCCGGAGAGCGCAGAACTTCCGTTCGGGTAAGTTTTGCTCACCTGACGCAGTTGGATTAGCGCTGCTGGCACAGATTGAGAGTCATCACGGGTAGGGACAGAGGGCGACGGACGATTCAGGGCTTGAGCCATAACGATCGACACGGGAAATCAACTCCACCCTTGTACACCCGAAATCAGGTTGCTTCCTCCGGGAAATCGCGGGATCTTAGAAAGAGGTGAGCTTGATTGAGCGCTCCTGTTTGAGTTGTGAAGGCTAAAAGGACTAAGGAGCGGGGAGCAGGGGTAAAAAGGGGCAACACCCCACTCCCCACCTGAGTCAGCATGAAAGTTTGTCACCCTCGCACACTAACGCTTGAAGTCTTTCAACCACTCACGCAACTGCTCACCCGCGACATCCCGACCGCCAAGACCAAACGCGATCGCAATCGCCACCGCGATCGCGCCCAGCAATAGCCCAAACGCCAAATTCACAATATTCGGCGCAATCCCGATTTGCTGAAGCGCCAACGCTGCGACAAATCCCAGAATCGCAACTCGCGCTGTCTGACCCAGCAATTTCGACTGCCGGCTGCCAGAACTGGTAATCAAGCTGTACGCCAAGTTCGCAAAGTACAATCCAACCGCAAACACGACTAGCCCAGACAAAATGCGCCCGAAAATGTAAAGCAAGCCAGAAATAATCGCCGTTAAGGCTTGAATTTGCAGCACATCTACCGCCGCAACGGTCGCAAACAGCAGAATTCCAACCAAAACGATGATGCCCGCAATCTCAGATGGCGATCGTACTGCCATTTTCTGTTGATCTATGGGTTGACTCACCTGTGGCAGCGTTTCGCCGGTTTGAAACTCGGTACTGTACTGTTCGGGTGGAACCTTGGGTGTGTAAGGTGCCGATTGCAGCCCTAGCCAATAAAAGAGATTATCGAATCCAATACTTGCGAGAATGCTAGATACCAAATCGGCAACAAACTTGCCGATTACATAAGCGATCGCTAAGATTGCGGCGGCGGTGAAGATCAACGGCAAGGCGTTTAGCACTTGATTCAGCATTGCGGTTGCAGGTACCGAAATCGCTGGAATCCTGAGTGCATCGAGCGCGGCAGTTGCAGTTGGAATCAGAATTAACACATAGACGATCGTGCCCAAAATCCAGGACAGCGATTGACCGCCTCTGGCTCGGTTTAGTCCAATTCTTGCTCCCACTTGATCTGTCCCGATCGCGCTCAGCAAGTTTGTGACAATTCCCCGAACTGTTCGAGCAATAAACCAACCCACCACCGCGATCGCCAACGCTTTAATAATGTTGGGAAGGGCGCTTAAGATATCATTCAGCAGATTCTGAACCGGCTGGAGCGGGCCTTGCAAATTCAGTACGCCTAAAATCAGCGGCAAGAAAAATAGGAAAACAAACCAGTAAACCGCATTGCCTAACGTCTCACTGAGCCGAAAGGGAGGGGTCGCTAACGGATCGTCACTTGGCTCAGAGAGCTTCTCATCTAAAGAAAACGATTCCGAGGTGCGAACGACGATCGTTTTCGCAAGCGTCGCCACAACCCAAGCCAATCCGACCAAGAGTGCAGCCGCACCCAACTGCGGGAGAAAGGCGAAAATTTGATTGAGAAAATTATTGAGCGGCTGTGAAACTGTGTTTAACCCAAGCGCATTTAAAGCAGCGACTACAGCCAGGATCATTATGATCCAGAAGACGATCGTTGAAATCAAACCTTCAACGTTAAAATTTGCTCGTCCTCGTCCGCCAGCAACCCAGTCTGCGAGTCGATTATCGAGTGTGGTTCGCTTCAGCAATCCGCGCACAACACTCGATACGAAGACAGCGACCAGTGCTCCAATTAATAGGACAAGCAGCGCCCCGCCGAGTTTGATGATTAACTCAGCGACATTAATTCCTTGGATGTAGCCGAATGGTGCCTCTCCGGGGGGGAGTTGGGCGAATTGAAAATTTCCCGCAAATCGCGGCATGTCGCTGAACTGATCAAGATGTTGCCAGAACTCATTCATGATGTTTTGATAAATCCTTTCGCTTTCAAAAAGCGCCGAATCGATCGCTTTTGTAGATCTATGACAACCGTTGTCCTAAGGAAAATAAATCAGTTGCTGAATATTAGAGCTGTCCACCGTAAAACTGCGGACGGTTTGCTCAACGTTTAGCGGTTTCTCCCTAAAATTACGGTTGCACCATAAGCGTACTCGTATCTCTCGTTAGAGAAAAGCTCCTGGAAACACTTTTTTGAACTTTCTATGAAGTGTCTGGATAATCGATCGACGATGCCAGTTTGCTAAGCTCGCGTTTTAACTCGACAAAAATTGCTGAGTCGCACAAGTTAGTGGAGAGTATCCCATTTCCTAAATTGTTTTTTCTTCAGTCCAGAGAGAGAGGTCGAACGATCAAGCTAGGTTTGCGAATTCAGAGACAATAAAAGGAATCGATCGCAGGAGAGAAATCGGTGGAGCCACAAGTTTTCGAGCAATCAATCCTAATTCAAGCCAGCGCAACCAATGTAGAGCGCTGCTTTACTGACTTAAAGTTGATGCACCGTTGGCTGAATCCAGCATTGCGCTGCGAACCGATCGATCATTGGTCTACCGAAGTTGGCAGCGAGAGCCGCTTTGTGATTCAAATTCCGGTGTTACAACCTGCACTTAAAAGTGTCGTTGCGGAGCGGCAGCCCGGTTTAGTTGTGTGGCAATTTGAGGGATTTTTTAAGGGGCGCGATCGCTGGGAATGCAAACCCGAAGACAGGGGAACCCGCCTGATCAATCGATTTGAATTCGAGATTCCCAACGCGATCGTGCGCTTTGGATTTAACCAATTTGCGGCAAAGTGGACACAAGAAGATATGCAGGCGCAATTGCGCCGATTAAAGCGAGTGGCAGAAACCTTAAGCTAACTGCCTTCGATGCGATCGAGCAATTGTTCAATCACATCACGATCGTTCGCGTTTGGAACGTTATCAAGATAAGCCTCTAAGTCTTGGCGAGCTTCAATCCAGCGATGGGTTTGAAAATAGATGATGCCGCGATCGCGTAGCTCAAACGGCGCATCGGGAAACAGAATCAAAATTCTTTCAATCATGGTAAGGCATTTTCCAATTTTGCCTTGGTTTAAATAAATGCCCTTTAGATTGGTCAACATTCGCGCCAAAAATTGTTTTGCGGTCACTGCTTCTAGAAACTTGGGACGCATTTCAACAGGCTGTCCGGCAAGCTGATTTAATCGCTCTTGGCAATCTTGCGGAAACAGAATTTCTCCTTCATGAAACGCATCCACAAAAATTTCCATGTCTTCGTTCACCGCAGGACGAATGAGAAAATGCCCCGGCATTCCAATTCCAATCATCGGAAAATCAATGCGTTTTGCGATCGCTAAATACAACAATGCTAGTGAAATTGGAATTCCAGTTCTGCGATCGATCACGTCATTCAAAAAGCTATTCCGCGGGTCATAATAATCTTCAGAATTTCCATGAAATTCTAAATCTTTATACAAATACTGATTAATTGTTTGAACAATTCGCAGCGGATAGGGTTCTTCTGGAAGCCTAGCTTGAATCTCCGCTGCCATTTGATCAAGGGCTTTCAAATAGTAATCAACCTCTAATTCTGGATACTCTTCTTGTGCAATATAAAGGGCTGCTTTTTCTAGGTTGATCTCTTCATCATCCTGACGCACTTCCTGATAAAAACGTTGTCGAGCCAGCGAGAATTCCATTCCTTAATGTCCTACGTAATCATTTCCTGAACCGTATTGCCAGGCATCCACCCACCGATTCCAAACATATTGCTGAACGGGCGGTAGTGCTTCAATCCAAGGTTTTAGTTTTGGCGCGATCGCAGACAAGACGGTATAGATTGCCAAATTAAAATAGTGCAGCATCCAATCTAGCAGAGCTAAAACGCCAACGTGGGGAATAATCTTCAAAACCAACCCTGGATGAGCAATTGCTGTTCTAATCAGGGTTTGAGAAAGTGGCATAAACTGAACGACATCCTGCAAAAAAGGCTTCAAAACTTGCTCACCGGACTGTTGCATCTCCGAAAAAACTGCCATCAGTAATTGATTAATCTGAGCGGGATTCACTTTTTGATTTATGCCAACGCTCATCGATCGCTGAAATAGCCAGGTGACTGATAAGTTTGGCTGATAAGGTTGCAGCAGCGCTAAAGATGAACGATCGAGCCTTTGGCATCGTAGCGCCTGATCAATCCCATTTGTTAATCGTTTCAGGTGCCGCACCATTGCTCCAAAGCCACCGAAGCTGAGGGGCGATTGACTGCCACTGCTATCCCCGATCGGCAAAATTCGATCCCATTCTAGATGTAGAGGACTTTCACGATAGCAGGGAAAGATACCAAACAATGCCCTAACAAATTCAAGTTGCTCAAGTTCAATGCTTTGGTACTCAGGCAGAAGTTTGAGGTAGTCGTCAAATAGCGTTTCTAGTGAAAATCGATCGCGATCCGCATCTAAATAAGTGAATAGATAAGTGGTTCTTCCGTCTCTTGCAGGAAAAGCCTCCCAGAAATACTGGCACTGTTTCTGAATTGGCGTAAAAGCTGCAATTAAATCTCCCGCCTCATTTTGTTCAAATCCCTTTGCACAAGTTCCAACCACTAAGCAAACTCCGTCTGGTTTCTTTCCCTGTCTTGCTTGTTGAACAATCGGTGAAAAATGCCCCATCGCATCTAGCAGCAAATAGGCAGTTAGTGACTGATTAATACACACTCCATTCGGATGAATTTGTACACTTTCAAAGGGCGTATTTTCGATTAGATTACCGCCATTTTTGAGAAATAATTGTTTTAGTGTTTCTAGTAAATACGCTGGATCAACTCCAGTATTTAGGACATTCTTAACAAAAATCTGATTATCCTCAGAAAAGCTGATCCGGACGGGATTGAATTGAGTTGCGATCGCAGCTTCTAACTCCGTTTCATTCAGCAATCCTAACTCTATAAACACCTCTAATTCCTGGCGAGAAATGTTCCATTCTTGCTCTCGCCCCTTTAAAACTCCTCGCTCGATCAGTGTTACTCGCCAACCCTTCTGAACCAATGCCGCACCCAGTAAAATTCCCAACGTTCCGCCACAAATCACGACATCCCAATCCACTGAATCTAAAGGCTGATCCTTCACTTCAACCGCCTGTGGAACGGACATCGAACCTTCTCGCACCTCTTTCCATCGGGCATCGACTCGACGTAATCCTTCCAAGGAATTTCCTGGAATCTTGGCTAAAATCTCTTCTGTGACTGACATTCGTTCACCGCGATCGTTTCTCTATCGTAAATTATCGACCGAATGCCACGATCGCATTTTGTCCCCCAAATCCAAAACTGAAGCACAGAACGTTTCTTAATTCCGTCGATTCAGCCGATGTCGCGATCGCTAGCGTAAATTCCCCGTTTCTCATCCCCACATTCGGCGGCACAATCTGATGTTTCAACGCCATCAAACAAAATGCTGCTCCCAATGCCCCAGATCCGCCAAGTGTATGCCCTGTCGCTCCTTTCGTCGAACTTACCCAAACAGAATCGGAAAAACAGCGCTGGATCAATTGTGCTTCGTTGCGATCGTTTAGCTGCGTCGCCGTTCCATGGGCGTGAATGTAATCAACCTCTTGAGCTTTCAGAGAACTCCGCTCAAGGCACTGTTTCACAGCCGCGATCGCGGCTCGGCTCTCCGGCTCTGGCGCACTGACATGATAACCATCTGCCGTCAGCCCAAACCCCAAAACCCGACCATAGATTTTGGCATTCCTTCGCTGTGCCACCGTTTCAGACTCCAGCACAAAAATTGCACCGCCCTCGCCTGGCACCAAGCCCTGTCGATCGACATCAAACGGAAACGCGCCATCTTTTGCTAGTGCCCCCATTCGCTGAAATCCGATCAGCGTTAGCGGCGTAATCGGAGCCTCGATCGCCCCACAAATCACGCGCTCACATTGCCCACTGCGGATCAATTCTGCTCCCCGCGCGATCGCCCAAAGTCCCGTGGCACAAGCCGCCATCGGAGCAAGCACGATCGCTTGAGACCCAACCAATTGAGCCGTAGCGATCGCGCTTCCATTCGGCAAAGTATTCAACCAGTTTAGAAACTCACCTTCTCCTACGGTTAACTTTTCCCACTGCGCCTGATTTCCCCGACTCGACCCGACGACGATACCGCACTTGCACAACGGTGCTGTTAATCCAGCATCGTTCATAGCATCTAAAACAACTTGGCGCGTTAAGTCCAGAATCTCAGCGGGATATTTGCCAATCAGCGCGATCGGTCGTGGCTCCAAGGCTGAAAAAGGCTGGTAGAACTGAATGCCCGATCGTCCTTCTACCAACCTTTCCCAAGTCTGCGCCAGATTTCCTAATGCTGACGCTAAACCCACTCCAGTTACAACAACAGACATTTAAGGCGAAGTCGTCGGACTCGGAGAAGGACTTCCGGTTGGACTCGGAGAAGGACTTGCAGTACTACTTGTTTTTAAATTCTCTAACCCTTGGGTTACTTTTGCCGACTCAATACGATCGCCCTGTTGAATCTTGTCAACGGTTTCCATTCCCTGAGTCACATACCCAAACACCGCATAGTTTCCATCCAAGAACGGCAAGTCCGCCAGGGTAATGTAGAACTGAGAAGAGGCAGAATCGGGAGCCTGCGATCGAGCCATTGCTACTGCACCACGAGTATGTCTGAGCTTCGGTGGAACGTCGATGCCCGCTTCAGCAAATGTCCGGCTATAAATTGGTTCATTTGCCTTCTGCGGCGTAATTTCAAGGGGAACATCGCGGGGTTGTTGCGTCGCTGGGTCAATAAATCCACCGGTTCCCAGACGATCGAGCGGCACATTCGGATTCTTACTTTGAGGATCGCCCCCCTGCACTACAAATGGCTGTGGCTCTCTCACGACGCGATGAAACACTAGTCCGTCATAAACCTTGCGATTTACCAAATCGACAAAATTTCCTGCTGTAATTGGCGCACTTGTCCCATCAAGCTCCATCGTGATTGGTGAACCCTTCACTGTGATTACGACTGTCGCTTTTCCCTGCAATCGGGGTAGCCCACCGGCTTGAGGAGAAGAAGTCGCAGTTGCAGTCGGGGCGGGGCTACTAGGAGTTGGTGAGCCGGTCGGTGCAGCCGAGGTCT includes:
- the acsF gene encoding magnesium-protoporphyrin IX monomethyl ester (oxidative) cyclase, producing the protein MVDSLKKPGFEELRPGIKVPAKETILTPRFYTTDFDEMAQMDLSVNEEEFEALVAELRNDYNRHHFVRDEEFEQSWDHIDGNTRRVFVEFLERSCTAEFSGFLLYKELSRKLKDRNPLLAEGFSLMSRDEARHAGFLNKALSDFNLSLDLGFLTKSRKYTFFKPKFIFYATYLSEKIGYWRYITIFHHLKAHPEDRLYPIFKFFDNWCQDENRHGDFFDALMRTQPQFLNDWKAKLWCRFFLLSVFATMYLNDIQRTEFYEAIGLNTREFEYTVIEKTNETAGRVFPVILNVKHPEFYARLETCVQNNENLRAIDSSSRSKFVKTLKKIPYYVSNGVQLAKLYFIKPIDMTASHGQVR
- a CDS encoding YdcF family protein, with the protein product MFLFFSKLLPLFIYPLGLSCLLLLLTLVLILQKRSRLALIPVTLTFLILLLSSSPWVSDAIVKTLEYQYITEGELPTADAIVVLGGSTGAALPPRPWIEVQEEGDRVLYAAKLYREKRAPRLILSGGRIDWRSNPGSEAEDMAILMEPMGVPRSAMLLESRSLNTRENAVNTLEIMKANKIEKILLVTSAMHMPRSMLIFKKLGIDAIPAPTDYTLVQAEQASKSTLEARILDSLPDADQIRRTTRVLKEYVGILVYRVRGWA
- a CDS encoding DUF2949 domain-containing protein; translation: METKKRSELIRFLREELALPISAIDFAVKHSQPELTPLPMVLWQYGLVTLNQLDQIFDWLEKVSYTL
- the ftsE gene encoding cell division ATP-binding protein FtsE, which encodes MAQALNRPSPSVPTRDDSQSVPAALIQLRQVSKTYPNGSSALSGISLDVKSGDFLFITGPSGSGKSTLLKLLYGAELPSEGEIFVNRQNPARLRGNQLAFLRRRIGVVFQDYKLIPRRTVAENVSFVLWAQGYSRPEIQRRLQPALKMVGLVHKADCFPEELSGGEQQRASIARAIVGTPPIVLADEPTGNLDPENSLQVVKILKKLNQIGVTVLVTTHDENLIRQANDPVVQIRNGQLYHRV
- a CDS encoding mechanosensitive ion channel, with translation MNEFWQHLDQFSDMPRFAGNFQFAQLPPGEAPFGYIQGINVAELIIKLGGALLVLLIGALVAVFVSSVVRGLLKRTTLDNRLADWVAGGRGRANFNVEGLISTIVFWIIMILAVVAALNALGLNTVSQPLNNFLNQIFAFLPQLGAAALLVGLAWVVATLAKTIVVRTSESFSLDEKLSEPSDDPLATPPFRLSETLGNAVYWFVFLFFLPLILGVLNLQGPLQPVQNLLNDILSALPNIIKALAIAVVGWFIARTVRGIVTNLLSAIGTDQVGARIGLNRARGGQSLSWILGTIVYVLILIPTATAALDALRIPAISVPATAMLNQVLNALPLIFTAAAILAIAYVIGKFVADLVSSILASIGFDNLFYWLGLQSAPYTPKVPPEQYSTEFQTGETLPQVSQPIDQQKMAVRSPSEIAGIIVLVGILLFATVAAVDVLQIQALTAIISGLLYIFGRILSGLVVFAVGLYFANLAYSLITSSGSRQSKLLGQTARVAILGFVAALALQQIGIAPNIVNLAFGLLLGAIAVAIAIAFGLGGRDVAGEQLREWLKDFKR
- a CDS encoding SRPBCC family protein, whose protein sequence is MEPQVFEQSILIQASATNVERCFTDLKLMHRWLNPALRCEPIDHWSTEVGSESRFVIQIPVLQPALKSVVAERQPGLVVWQFEGFFKGRDRWECKPEDRGTRLINRFEFEIPNAIVRFGFNQFAAKWTQEDMQAQLRRLKRVAETLS
- a CDS encoding tetratricopeptide repeat protein — translated: MEFSLARQRFYQEVRQDDEEINLEKAALYIAQEEYPELEVDYYLKALDQMAAEIQARLPEEPYPLRIVQTINQYLYKDLEFHGNSEDYYDPRNSFLNDVIDRRTGIPISLALLYLAIAKRIDFPMIGIGMPGHFLIRPAVNEDMEIFVDAFHEGEILFPQDCQERLNQLAGQPVEMRPKFLEAVTAKQFLARMLTNLKGIYLNQGKIGKCLTMIERILILFPDAPFELRDRGIIYFQTHRWIEARQDLEAYLDNVPNANDRDVIEQLLDRIEGS
- a CDS encoding FAD-binding oxidoreductase, with the protein product MSVTEEILAKIPGNSLEGLRRVDARWKEVREGSMSVPQAVEVKDQPLDSVDWDVVICGGTLGILLGAALVQKGWRVTLIERGVLKGREQEWNISRQELEVFIELGLLNETELEAAIATQFNPVRISFSEDNQIFVKNVLNTGVDPAYLLETLKQLFLKNGGNLIENTPFESVQIHPNGVCINQSLTAYLLLDAMGHFSPIVQQARQGKKPDGVCLVVGTCAKGFEQNEAGDLIAAFTPIQKQCQYFWEAFPARDGRTTYLFTYLDADRDRFSLETLFDDYLKLLPEYQSIELEQLEFVRALFGIFPCYRESPLHLEWDRILPIGDSSGSQSPLSFGGFGAMVRHLKRLTNGIDQALRCQRLDRSSLALLQPYQPNLSVTWLFQRSMSVGINQKVNPAQINQLLMAVFSEMQQSGEQVLKPFLQDVVQFMPLSQTLIRTAIAHPGLVLKIIPHVGVLALLDWMLHYFNLAIYTVLSAIAPKLKPWIEALPPVQQYVWNRWVDAWQYGSGNDYVGH
- a CDS encoding beta-ketoacyl-ACP synthase, translating into MSVVVTGVGLASALGNLAQTWERLVEGRSGIQFYQPFSALEPRPIALIGKYPAEILDLTRQVVLDAMNDAGLTAPLCKCGIVVGSSRGNQAQWEKLTVGEGEFLNWLNTLPNGSAIATAQLVGSQAIVLAPMAACATGLWAIARGAELIRSGQCERVICGAIEAPITPLTLIGFQRMGALAKDGAFPFDVDRQGLVPGEGGAIFVLESETVAQRRNAKIYGRVLGFGLTADGYHVSAPEPESRAAIAAVKQCLERSSLKAQEVDYIHAHGTATQLNDRNEAQLIQRCFSDSVWVSSTKGATGHTLGGSGALGAAFCLMALKHQIVPPNVGMRNGEFTLAIATSAESTELRNVLCFSFGFGGQNAIVAFGR
- a CDS encoding peptidylprolyl isomerase gives rise to the protein MVALTGCNGQPQTSAAPTGSPTPSSPAPTATATSSPQAGGLPRLQGKATVVITVKGSPITMELDGTSAPITAGNFVDLVNRKVYDGLVFHRVVREPQPFVVQGGDPQSKNPNVPLDRLGTGGFIDPATQQPRDVPLEITPQKANEPIYSRTFAEAGIDVPPKLRHTRGAVAMARSQAPDSASSQFYITLADLPFLDGNYAVFGYVTQGMETVDKIQQGDRIESAKVTQGLENLKTSSTASPSPSPTGSPSPSPTTSP